The following coding sequences are from one Streptomyces angustmyceticus window:
- a CDS encoding peptide ABC transporter substrate-binding protein — protein MRRATRAKWGGCALVVALVATACGGGAGASRSGVVSSSWGDPQNPLEPANTNEVQGGKVLEMLFRGLKRYDPKTGAAENVIADRIETADSRNFTVTLKKGWTFSNGEKVTARSFVDAWNYGALLTNKQKNAAFFQYIDGFARVHPDSGSPRARTLSGLAVKDDRTFTVKLNQKFSSWPDTLGYAAFMPLPRAFFRHHADWIAKPVGNGPYLVDSYEKGSVLRMRKWQKYPGDDPARNGGIDLRVYTDNNTAYTDLQAGNLDLVDDVPAAQLKHVKADLGGRYINQPAGIIQTLTFPMYDKRWNHPGAEKLRRGLSMAIDRDQITREIFQRTRTPATDWTSPVLGAKGGYRAGLCGDACVFDPARAKQLIKEGGGIPGGTMTLAYNADSGSHKDWIDAVCNSVNKTLGDDNACVGNPVGTFADFRNKITAKRMTGPFRAGWQMDYPLIQNFLQPLYYTDASSNDGKFSNHAFDKLVNEANAATDTGRAVATFQDSEKILAQQMPAIPLWYQNGSAGYSERIGNVSLNPFSVPVYNEIKVN, from the coding sequence ATGCGGAGAGCCACGCGCGCGAAGTGGGGCGGCTGCGCCCTCGTCGTCGCTCTCGTGGCCACGGCATGCGGGGGCGGGGCCGGGGCGAGCCGCTCCGGGGTGGTCAGCTCGTCCTGGGGCGATCCGCAGAACCCGCTGGAGCCGGCCAACACCAACGAGGTCCAGGGCGGCAAGGTGCTGGAGATGCTCTTCCGGGGCCTCAAGCGCTACGACCCGAAGACCGGCGCGGCCGAGAACGTCATCGCGGACCGCATCGAGACCGCGGACTCGCGGAACTTCACGGTGACGCTGAAGAAGGGCTGGACCTTCAGCAACGGCGAGAAGGTCACGGCCAGGTCCTTCGTGGACGCCTGGAACTACGGCGCGCTGCTGACCAACAAGCAGAAGAACGCCGCGTTCTTCCAGTACATCGACGGCTTCGCGCGGGTGCACCCGGACAGCGGGAGCCCGCGGGCCCGGACGCTGTCGGGGCTGGCGGTGAAGGACGACCGCACCTTCACCGTCAAGCTCAACCAGAAGTTCTCCAGCTGGCCGGACACGCTGGGCTACGCGGCCTTCATGCCGCTCCCGCGGGCGTTCTTCCGGCACCACGCCGACTGGATCGCCAAGCCGGTCGGGAACGGGCCGTACCTCGTGGACTCCTACGAGAAGGGGTCCGTGCTGCGGATGCGGAAGTGGCAGAAGTACCCCGGCGACGACCCGGCCCGCAACGGCGGGATCGACCTGCGGGTCTACACGGACAACAACACCGCCTACACCGATCTGCAGGCGGGCAACCTCGATCTGGTCGACGACGTGCCGGCCGCGCAGCTCAAGCATGTGAAGGCGGATCTCGGGGGCCGCTACATCAACCAGCCGGCCGGGATCATCCAGACCCTGACCTTCCCCATGTACGACAAGCGGTGGAACCACCCCGGCGCGGAGAAGCTGCGGCGCGGTCTGTCCATGGCGATCGACCGGGACCAGATCACCCGGGAGATCTTCCAGCGGACCCGCACCCCCGCCACCGACTGGACCTCGCCGGTGCTGGGCGCCAAGGGCGGGTACAGGGCGGGGCTGTGCGGCGACGCCTGTGTGTTCGACCCGGCCAGGGCGAAGCAGCTGATCAAGGAGGGCGGCGGCATCCCGGGCGGCACGATGACGCTCGCGTACAACGCCGACTCGGGCTCCCACAAGGACTGGATCGACGCCGTCTGCAACAGCGTCAACAAGACGCTGGGGGACGACAACGCCTGCGTCGGCAACCCGGTCGGCACGTTCGCCGACTTCCGGAACAAGATCACCGCCAAGCGGATGACCGGGCCGTTCCGGGCCGGCTGGCAGATGGACTACCCGCTGATCCAGAACTTCCTGCAGCCGCTGTACTACACCGACGCCTCCTCCAACGACGGCAAGTTCAGCAACCACGCCTTCGACAAGCTGGTGAACGAGGCCAACGCGGCGACGGACACCGGCCGGGCCGTCGCGACGTTCCAGGACTCGGAGAAGATCCTCGCCCAGCAGATGCCGGCCATCCCGCTCTGGTACCAGAACGGCAGCGCCGGCTACTCGGAGCGGATCGGCAACGTCTCGCTGAACCCGTTCAGCGTGCCCGTCTACAACGAGATCAAGGTCAACTGA
- a CDS encoding ABC transporter permease: protein MLRFLFRRSLGAIVILLLISAFTFFLFFAAPRDPALLACGRNCGPQALAIIHKNMGLDQPILVQYWHFMSGIVTGRDFAQGPCPAPCFGYSFATGDAVWNTIVDRFPITLSLTLGAAAVFLLVGLATGMVAAWKQGSLIDKFFSSASLVLSSMQIYFVGPIVLALLVYNTNLLGQPKYVPITQDPVGWFMGLLIPWCVLSIIFTAQYTRMARSAMIEQLQEEHVRTARAKGMSAATVFFRYAWRGSLIPIVTIFGIDLGTLFGGAMITEVTFALPGLGTLSMQSVLNTDLPTVMGVMLFAAAFIILFNIIVDACYAFIDPRVRLS, encoded by the coding sequence ATGCTTCGATTCCTCTTCCGCCGGTCTCTCGGCGCGATCGTGATCCTGCTGCTCATCAGCGCGTTCACGTTCTTCCTCTTCTTCGCCGCCCCCAGGGACCCCGCGCTGCTCGCGTGCGGAAGGAACTGCGGCCCCCAGGCACTCGCGATCATCCACAAGAACATGGGGCTCGACCAGCCGATCCTGGTGCAGTACTGGCACTTCATGTCCGGCATCGTCACCGGTCGTGACTTCGCCCAGGGCCCGTGCCCCGCCCCCTGCTTCGGCTACTCCTTCGCCACCGGCGACGCGGTGTGGAACACCATCGTCGACCGCTTCCCGATCACCCTGTCGCTGACCCTCGGCGCCGCCGCGGTCTTCCTGCTCGTCGGCCTCGCCACCGGCATGGTCGCCGCCTGGAAGCAGGGCTCGCTGATCGACAAGTTCTTCAGCTCGGCCTCGCTGGTGCTCAGCTCGATGCAGATCTACTTCGTCGGCCCGATCGTGCTGGCGTTGCTGGTCTACAACACCAATCTGCTGGGGCAGCCCAAGTACGTGCCCATCACGCAGGATCCCGTCGGCTGGTTCATGGGCCTGCTGATCCCGTGGTGTGTGCTCTCGATCATCTTCACCGCGCAGTACACCCGTATGGCGCGCTCCGCGATGATCGAGCAACTGCAGGAGGAGCACGTCCGCACGGCCCGTGCCAAGGGCATGTCGGCCGCGACGGTCTTCTTCCGCTACGCCTGGCGCGGCTCGCTGATCCCCATCGTCACCATCTTCGGCATCGACCTCGGCACCCTCTTCGGCGGCGCCATGATCACCGAGGTGACCTTCGCCCTGCCGGGTCTGGGGACCCTGTCGATGCAGTCGGTGCTCAACACCGACCTGCCCACGGTCATGGGCGTGATGCTCTTCGCAGCCGCGTTCATCATCCTCTTCAACATCATCGTGGACGCCTGCTACGCGTTCATCGACCCGCGCGTGCGTCTGTCCTAG
- a CDS encoding ABC transporter ATP-binding protein translates to MTENVTLPAPRDAAPAPGEPLLTAEGLTKHFPIYGGFPFKRKVGAVQAVDGLDLTVHAGESFGLVGESGCGKSTTGRLLTRLMEPTAGKITYAGRDITHAGRKELAPIRSEIQMIFQDPYASLNPRQTVGTIIGGPMEINGINPPGGREKRIRELLETVGLNPEHYNRFPHEFSGGQRQRIGVARALALEPKLIIADEPVSALDVSIQAQVVNLLQKLQRELGIAFLFIAHDLAVVRHFSERVAVMYLGKIVEVGTRDEIYHRPRHPYTHALLSAVPEAKLVEDEEEDRERIRLAGDVPSPVNPPSGCRFRTRCWKAQDKCATEEPPLVQITGNGAGHLTACHFPEEPTTAARDEDIILDPALAAMEDVEPAGGTGTDD, encoded by the coding sequence ATGACAGAGAACGTCACCCTCCCGGCGCCCCGTGACGCCGCGCCCGCCCCGGGCGAGCCGCTGCTGACCGCCGAGGGCCTGACCAAGCACTTCCCGATCTACGGCGGATTCCCGTTCAAGCGGAAGGTCGGCGCGGTCCAGGCGGTCGACGGGCTCGACCTGACGGTGCACGCCGGCGAGAGCTTCGGCCTGGTCGGCGAGTCGGGCTGCGGCAAGTCCACCACCGGGCGGCTGCTCACCCGGCTGATGGAGCCGACCGCCGGCAAGATCACGTACGCGGGCCGGGACATCACCCACGCGGGCCGCAAGGAGCTGGCGCCGATCCGCTCCGAGATCCAGATGATCTTCCAGGACCCGTACGCCTCGCTGAACCCGCGGCAGACGGTGGGCACCATCATCGGCGGCCCGATGGAGATCAACGGGATCAACCCGCCCGGCGGCCGGGAGAAGCGGATCCGCGAGCTCCTGGAGACCGTGGGTCTCAACCCGGAGCACTACAACCGCTTCCCGCACGAGTTCTCCGGCGGCCAGCGCCAGCGCATCGGCGTGGCGCGGGCGCTCGCCCTGGAACCGAAGCTGATCATCGCCGACGAGCCGGTCTCCGCGCTGGACGTCTCCATCCAGGCGCAGGTCGTCAACCTGCTCCAGAAGCTCCAGCGCGAACTGGGCATCGCGTTCCTCTTCATCGCCCACGACCTGGCGGTCGTACGGCACTTCAGCGAGCGGGTCGCGGTGATGTACCTCGGCAAGATCGTCGAGGTGGGCACCCGCGACGAGATCTACCACCGGCCGCGCCACCCCTACACCCACGCCCTGCTCTCGGCGGTGCCCGAGGCCAAGCTGGTGGAGGACGAGGAGGAGGACCGCGAGCGCATCCGCCTCGCCGGTGACGTCCCCTCCCCCGTCAACCCGCCCTCCGGCTGCCGGTTCCGTACCCGGTGCTGGAAGGCCCAGGACAAGTGCGCGACCGAGGAGCCGCCGCTCGTCCAGATCACGGGCAACGGGGCCGGCCACCTCACGGCCTGCCACTTCCCCGAGGAGCCGACCACCGCGGCCCGGGACGAGGACATCATCCTCGACCCGGCGCTGGCCGCGATGGAGGACGTCGAGCCGGCCGGCGGGACCGGCACGGACGACTGA
- a CDS encoding ABC transporter substrate-binding protein encodes MSNVRMRRARATVVALAAGAMVLTACSSGAGKGAGDDDARKNAEKQRAQITFGDAAASKGPAEAVPGATPGGTIKVYQRDTYAHLDPAQIYVSDQGTVSSLLFRRLTNYHLDNKGKYTVVGDLATDSGQKSDGGKTWTYKLKDGIKFEDGKPITSADVRHTFERQFANFISSGPTYIQRWLADSADYRKLLKGGPYGGKHLPKDVLDTPDDKTIVFHFKKPVGDLPYALAMAGYGVVEKSKDTKEKYDKAPVASGPYKIQPGSFKNGKGITLVKNTNWDPNTDITRHQYVDKFDIQFSVAFTDSTQRLMADNADNQTAVSFNNQVDAASMQQVANDPKIKARSTSGYQPYVGVMNFNMRRLKDKKIREAIAYALPTQSVLDAYGTPGGGELAGSYISPTLTGYKDIDPYGKLKKPLGDVDKAKKILKEAGKTGMKLTYAHNTATEPSKYSVAVVDNLKKAGFNVQSKELPPDTYYDIIGKTDNKFDLYPSAWGADWPSALTVLPPVYDGRQIQDGGTNYSLYNNPATNKEIDRIEQETDQKKAADDWFALGEKILKDDLPQIPTFYYKQIQLHGSKVGGVVNNDIISSVDPTKMYVKK; translated from the coding sequence ATGAGCAACGTTCGTATGCGCAGAGCGCGCGCCACCGTCGTGGCGCTGGCCGCGGGAGCCATGGTCCTCACCGCGTGCAGCAGCGGCGCCGGAAAGGGCGCCGGCGACGACGACGCCCGCAAGAACGCCGAGAAGCAGCGCGCGCAGATCACCTTCGGTGACGCCGCCGCTTCCAAGGGGCCGGCCGAGGCCGTGCCCGGCGCCACCCCGGGCGGCACCATCAAGGTCTACCAGCGCGACACCTACGCGCACCTCGACCCGGCGCAGATCTACGTCTCCGACCAGGGCACCGTCTCCAGCCTGCTGTTCCGCAGGCTGACGAACTACCACCTGGACAACAAGGGCAAGTACACCGTCGTCGGCGACCTCGCCACCGACAGCGGCCAGAAGTCCGACGGCGGCAAGACCTGGACGTACAAGCTCAAGGACGGCATCAAGTTCGAGGACGGCAAGCCGATCACCTCGGCCGACGTCCGGCACACCTTCGAGCGGCAGTTCGCGAACTTCATCTCCAGCGGCCCGACGTACATCCAGCGCTGGCTGGCCGACTCGGCCGACTACCGCAAGCTCCTCAAGGGCGGCCCCTACGGCGGGAAGCACCTGCCCAAGGACGTGCTGGACACCCCGGACGACAAGACCATCGTCTTCCACTTCAAGAAGCCCGTGGGTGACCTGCCCTACGCGCTGGCCATGGCCGGCTACGGCGTCGTCGAGAAGAGCAAGGACACCAAGGAGAAGTACGACAAGGCCCCGGTCGCCTCGGGCCCGTACAAGATCCAGCCCGGGTCGTTCAAGAACGGCAAGGGCATCACGCTGGTCAAGAACACCAACTGGGACCCGAACACCGACATCACGCGTCACCAGTACGTCGACAAGTTCGACATCCAGTTCAGCGTGGCCTTCACCGACTCCACCCAGCGCCTGATGGCCGACAACGCGGACAACCAGACCGCGGTCAGCTTCAACAACCAGGTCGACGCGGCGAGCATGCAGCAGGTCGCCAACGACCCGAAGATCAAGGCGCGTTCGACCTCCGGCTACCAGCCCTACGTCGGCGTCATGAACTTCAACATGCGCCGCCTGAAGGACAAGAAGATCCGCGAGGCCATCGCCTACGCCCTGCCGACGCAGTCCGTCCTGGACGCCTACGGCACCCCGGGCGGCGGCGAGCTGGCCGGCAGCTACATCAGCCCGACGCTGACCGGCTACAAGGACATCGACCCCTACGGCAAGCTCAAGAAGCCGCTGGGCGACGTCGACAAGGCCAAGAAGATCCTGAAGGAAGCCGGCAAGACCGGCATGAAGCTGACCTACGCGCACAACACGGCGACCGAGCCGTCGAAGTACTCCGTCGCGGTGGTCGACAACCTCAAGAAGGCCGGCTTCAACGTCCAGAGCAAGGAACTGCCGCCGGACACGTACTACGACATCATCGGCAAGACGGACAACAAGTTCGACCTCTACCCCTCTGCGTGGGGTGCGGACTGGCCGAGCGCGCTGACGGTGCTCCCCCCGGTGTACGACGGCCGGCAGATCCAGGACGGCGGGACCAACTACTCGCTGTACAACAACCCGGCGACCAACAAGGAGATCGACCGGATCGAGCAGGAGACGGACCAGAAGAAGGCCGCTGACGACTGGTTCGCGCTCGGCGAGAAGATCCTCAAGGACGACCTCCCGCAGATCCCGACCTTCTACTACAAGCAGATCCAGCTGCACGGTTCCAAGGTCGGCGGCGTCGTGAACAACGACATCATCAGCTCCGTCGACCCGACCAAGATGTACGTCAAGAAGTAA
- a CDS encoding ABC transporter permease, whose translation MGRYAVRRLLQMIPVFIGSTFLIFFMVYALGDPVAAMFGDRAPDPATAAQIRRDLYLDEPLWKQYLHYMGQIFQGNFGTAFNGQSVTELMASAFPVTLRLTIVAVVIEMVVGIVLGVFSGLRRGRDIDTTVLVLTLVVVSIPTFVSGYLLQFVFGVQWGWAAPSVAPEAPLNELLLPGLVLALVSLAYVTRLTRTSIAENARADYVRTALAKGLPRRRVITRHLLRNSLIPVVTFIGTDIGALMGGAIVTERIFNIHGVGFQLYQGILRQNSPTVVGFVTILVLVFLLANLLVDLLYAVLDPRIRYA comes from the coding sequence ATGGGACGCTACGCGGTCCGGCGGCTGCTCCAGATGATCCCGGTGTTCATCGGCAGCACGTTCCTGATCTTCTTCATGGTCTACGCGCTGGGCGACCCCGTGGCCGCGATGTTCGGCGACCGGGCCCCCGACCCCGCCACCGCCGCGCAGATCCGCCGCGACCTCTACCTCGACGAGCCGCTGTGGAAGCAGTACCTGCACTACATGGGCCAGATCTTCCAGGGGAACTTCGGCACCGCCTTCAACGGCCAGTCGGTCACCGAACTGATGGCCTCCGCCTTTCCCGTCACCCTCCGGCTGACCATCGTCGCCGTGGTGATCGAGATGGTGGTGGGCATCGTGCTGGGGGTGTTCAGCGGACTGCGCCGCGGCCGGGACATCGACACCACGGTGCTGGTCCTCACCCTCGTCGTGGTCTCCATCCCGACGTTCGTCAGCGGCTACCTGCTGCAGTTCGTGTTCGGGGTGCAGTGGGGCTGGGCCGCGCCGTCCGTCGCCCCCGAGGCGCCGCTGAACGAACTGCTGCTGCCGGGGCTGGTGCTGGCGCTGGTCTCGCTGGCCTACGTCACCCGGCTGACCCGGACCTCCATCGCGGAGAACGCCCGCGCCGACTACGTCCGTACCGCCCTCGCCAAGGGCCTGCCCCGGCGCCGGGTCATCACCCGCCACCTGCTGCGCAATTCGCTGATCCCCGTGGTGACCTTCATCGGCACGGACATCGGCGCCCTGATGGGCGGCGCGATCGTCACCGAGCGCATCTTCAACATCCACGGCGTCGGATTCCAGCTCTACCAGGGCATCCTGCGGCAGAACTCGCCGACCGTCGTGGGCTTCGTGACGATCCTGGTGCTGGTCTTCCTGCTGGCGAACCTCCTCGTCGACCTGTTGTACGCCGTCCTCGACCCGAGGATCCGCTATGCCTGA
- a CDS encoding ABC transporter permease: MPDPYVPKEAIGHGDGGSAALAIGEAESLERRPGAGPPGPEPLGKPRSLWSDAWHDLYRNPVFVISALVIVFLVIIAIWPQLIATGNPYRADLAKAQQGSQPGHPFGFDTQGRDVYTRVVYGARASITVGVCATTGAALLGSLLGGLAGFFGGWGDTLLSRLADIFFGIPVILGGLVFLSVVTSTTVWPVVGFIVLLGWPQISRIARGSVVTAKQNDYVQAARALGAGNGRMLLRHIAPNAVAPVIVVATIALGTYIALEATLSYLGAGLKPPTVSWGIDISTASTYIRSAPHMLLWPAGALSITVLAFIMLGDAVRDALDPKLR, encoded by the coding sequence ATGCCTGATCCCTACGTCCCCAAGGAAGCCATCGGCCACGGCGACGGCGGCTCCGCCGCGCTGGCCATCGGCGAGGCGGAGTCGCTGGAGCGCCGGCCCGGCGCCGGGCCGCCCGGACCCGAGCCCCTCGGCAAGCCCCGCAGCCTGTGGAGCGACGCCTGGCACGACCTCTACCGCAACCCCGTCTTCGTGATCTCCGCGCTGGTCATCGTCTTCCTGGTGATCATCGCGATCTGGCCGCAGCTGATCGCCACCGGCAACCCGTACCGCGCGGACCTCGCCAAGGCGCAGCAGGGATCCCAGCCCGGCCACCCCTTCGGCTTCGACACCCAGGGCAGGGACGTCTACACCCGGGTGGTCTACGGGGCCCGCGCCTCCATCACCGTCGGCGTCTGCGCCACGACCGGCGCGGCGCTGCTGGGCAGCCTGCTGGGCGGGCTGGCGGGCTTCTTCGGCGGCTGGGGCGACACCCTGCTCTCCCGGCTCGCCGACATCTTCTTCGGCATCCCGGTGATCCTCGGCGGCCTGGTCTTCCTCTCCGTCGTCACCAGCACCACGGTCTGGCCGGTGGTCGGCTTCATCGTGCTGCTCGGCTGGCCGCAGATCTCCCGGATCGCCCGCGGCTCCGTCGTCACCGCCAAACAGAACGACTACGTCCAGGCCGCGCGGGCCCTGGGCGCCGGCAACGGACGGATGCTGCTGCGGCACATCGCGCCGAACGCCGTCGCCCCGGTCATCGTCGTCGCCACCATCGCGCTCGGCACGTACATCGCGCTGGAGGCGACGCTCTCCTACCTCGGCGCGGGCCTGAAGCCGCCCACCGTCTCCTGGGGCATCGACATCTCCACGGCCTCCACGTACATCCGCAGCGCGCCGCACATGCTGCTGTGGCCCGCCGGCGCGCTGAGCATCACGGTGCTGGCGTTCATCATGCTCGGCGACGCGGTGCGCGACGCCCTCGACCCCAAGCTGCGCTGA
- a CDS encoding ABC transporter ATP-binding protein has protein sequence MTNEDADGRSAGSGTALAEAPLLDVRDLRVEFRTRDGVAKAVNGVSYRVAPGQTLAVLGESGSGKSVTAQAVMGILDSPPGYVTGGEIVFQGRDLLTLGREERRRIRGAKMAMIFQDALSALNPVLTVGAQLGEMFEVHEGMSRKAARGRAVELMERVGIPAARARVGDYPHQFSGGMRQRIMIAMALALGPDLIIADEPTTALDVTVQAQVMDLLAELQRELTMGLILITHDLGVVADVADTIAVMYAGRIVETAPVHQLYRAPAHPYTRGLLESIPRLDQKGQRLFAIKGLPPNLTAIPPGCPFHPRCPLARDVCRTDPPPLYEAGPDRASACHFWKETLDGAR, from the coding sequence ATGACGAACGAGGACGCGGACGGACGGTCCGCGGGCAGTGGCACGGCGCTGGCGGAGGCGCCCCTGCTCGACGTGCGCGACCTGCGGGTCGAGTTCCGCACCCGCGACGGGGTGGCGAAGGCCGTCAACGGCGTCAGCTACCGCGTGGCGCCGGGGCAGACCCTGGCGGTGCTCGGGGAGTCCGGCTCCGGCAAGTCCGTGACCGCACAGGCCGTGATGGGCATCCTCGACTCGCCGCCCGGGTACGTCACCGGCGGCGAGATCGTCTTCCAGGGGCGCGATCTGCTGACCCTGGGCCGGGAGGAGCGGCGTCGGATCCGCGGCGCGAAGATGGCGATGATCTTCCAGGACGCGCTGTCCGCGCTGAACCCGGTCCTCACCGTCGGCGCGCAGCTCGGGGAGATGTTCGAGGTCCACGAGGGGATGTCCCGCAAGGCGGCCCGGGGCCGGGCCGTGGAGCTGATGGAGCGGGTCGGCATCCCCGCGGCCCGCGCGCGGGTGGGCGACTACCCGCACCAGTTCTCCGGCGGGATGCGCCAGCGCATCATGATCGCGATGGCGCTGGCCCTCGGCCCCGATCTGATCATCGCGGACGAGCCGACCACGGCGCTGGACGTCACCGTCCAGGCGCAGGTGATGGACCTGCTGGCGGAGCTGCAGCGCGAACTCACCATGGGGCTGATCCTGATCACCCACGACCTCGGGGTGGTGGCGGACGTCGCCGACACCATCGCGGTGATGTACGCGGGCCGGATCGTCGAGACCGCCCCCGTCCACCAGCTCTACCGGGCGCCCGCGCACCCGTACACCCGCGGCCTGCTGGAGTCCATCCCGCGGCTGGACCAGAAGGGGCAGCGGCTCTTCGCCATCAAGGGCCTGCCGCCCAACCTGACCGCCATCCCGCCGGGCTGCCCCTTCCACCCGCGCTGCCCGCTGGCCCGGGACGTCTGCCGCACCGACCCTCCGCCGCTCTACGAAGCCGGGCCGGACCGGGCCAGCGCCTGCCACTTCTGGAAGGAGACCCTCGATGGGGCCCGGTGA
- a CDS encoding ABC transporter ATP-binding protein — MTTLTKPEGAPVPTGSDAFLSVRDLHVRFSTEDGIVKAVDGLSFDLERGQTLGIVGESGSGKSVTNLSILGLHDPKATEIGGEIVLDGQELTGAREKTLEKLRGNKMAMIFQDALTALSPYYTIGRQIAEPFIKHTGATKREGRLRAIEMLTKVGIPQPDLRVDDYPHQFSGGMRQRAMIAMALVCNPQLLIADEPTTALDVTVQAQILDLLKDLQQEFGSAIILITHDLGVVANTADDVLVMYGGRAVERGSVKEILTQPRHPYTWGLLSSMPRLSSDVSEALHPIPGTPPSLLNPPSGCAFNPRCGFTGEVGGTRCTDERPTLALGRAAACHLSAEQKQTLFTEQIKPRLG, encoded by the coding sequence GTGACCACACTCACCAAACCCGAGGGTGCGCCGGTCCCGACCGGATCTGATGCGTTTCTCTCCGTACGCGACCTGCATGTGCGGTTCTCCACCGAGGACGGCATCGTCAAGGCGGTCGACGGTCTCTCCTTCGACCTGGAACGCGGTCAGACGCTCGGCATCGTCGGCGAATCGGGCTCCGGCAAGTCGGTGACCAACCTGTCCATCCTGGGGCTGCACGACCCGAAGGCCACCGAGATCGGCGGCGAGATCGTGCTGGACGGCCAGGAGTTGACCGGGGCCAGGGAGAAGACCCTGGAGAAGCTCCGCGGCAACAAGATGGCCATGATCTTCCAGGACGCGCTGACCGCCCTGTCGCCGTACTACACCATCGGCCGGCAGATCGCGGAGCCGTTCATCAAGCACACCGGCGCCACCAAGCGCGAGGGCCGGCTGCGGGCCATCGAGATGCTGACCAAGGTCGGCATCCCGCAGCCCGACCTGCGGGTGGACGACTACCCGCACCAGTTCTCCGGCGGTATGCGCCAGCGCGCCATGATCGCCATGGCGCTGGTCTGCAACCCCCAGCTGCTGATCGCCGACGAGCCGACCACCGCCCTGGACGTCACCGTCCAGGCGCAAATCCTCGACCTGCTCAAGGACCTCCAGCAGGAGTTCGGCTCCGCGATCATCCTGATCACCCATGACCTCGGCGTGGTCGCCAACACCGCGGACGACGTCCTGGTGATGTACGGCGGCCGGGCCGTGGAGCGCGGCTCGGTCAAGGAGATCCTCACCCAGCCCCGGCACCCGTACACCTGGGGCCTGCTGAGCTCGATGCCGCGGCTGTCCTCGGACGTCAGCGAGGCGCTGCACCCGATCCCCGGCACCCCGCCGAGCCTGCTCAACCCGCCCTCCGGCTGCGCCTTCAACCCGCGCTGCGGCTTCACCGGCGAGGTCGGGGGCACCCGCTGCACCGACGAGCGGCCCACGCTGGCACTGGGGCGCGCGGCCGCGTGCCACCTGAGCGCCGAGCAGAAGCAGACCCTCTTCACCGAGCAGATCAAGCCCCGGCTGGGCTAG
- a CDS encoding ABC transporter ATP-binding protein, producing MGPGEGGGPAAGAGVPLLEARDLVKHFPLTRGVLFHKQIGAVRAVDGVSFALHQGETLGIVGESGCGKSTIAKLLVGLERPTAGQIRYRGEDISTLSGRALRAVRRNIQMVFQDPYTSLNPRMTVGDIIGEPYEIHPEVAPKGDRRRKVQELLDVVGLNPEYINRYPHQFSGGQRQRIGIARGLALRPEIIVADEPVSALDVSVQAQVVNLLEQLQDEFDLSYVFIAHDLSVVRHISDRVAVMYLGRLAETGTDEQIYAHPTHPYTQALLSAVPVPDPEARDRRERILLAGDVPSPADPPSGCRFRTRCWKAQQVCADVVPPLEVPAGLLAAGGAAHASACHFAEERQVVASE from the coding sequence ATGGGGCCCGGTGAGGGCGGCGGCCCGGCGGCCGGGGCGGGGGTGCCGCTGCTGGAGGCCCGCGATCTGGTCAAACACTTCCCGCTCACCCGGGGCGTGCTCTTCCACAAGCAGATCGGCGCGGTACGGGCCGTCGACGGTGTCTCCTTCGCCCTCCACCAGGGCGAGACGCTCGGCATCGTCGGCGAGTCCGGCTGCGGGAAGTCCACCATCGCCAAGCTGCTGGTCGGCCTCGAACGCCCGACGGCCGGTCAGATCCGTTACCGCGGCGAGGACATCAGCACCCTCTCCGGGCGGGCGCTGCGGGCGGTGCGGCGCAACATCCAGATGGTGTTCCAGGACCCCTACACCTCCCTGAACCCGCGGATGACCGTCGGCGACATCATCGGCGAGCCGTACGAGATCCACCCCGAGGTGGCCCCCAAGGGGGACCGCCGCAGAAAGGTCCAGGAACTCCTGGACGTGGTCGGGCTCAACCCCGAGTACATCAACCGCTATCCGCACCAGTTCTCCGGCGGGCAGCGCCAGCGCATCGGCATCGCCCGCGGCCTCGCCCTGCGCCCGGAGATCATCGTCGCCGACGAGCCGGTCTCCGCGCTGGACGTCTCGGTGCAGGCCCAAGTGGTCAACCTGCTGGAGCAGTTGCAGGACGAGTTCGACCTGTCGTACGTCTTCATCGCCCACGACCTGTCCGTCGTGCGGCACATCTCCGACCGCGTCGCGGTGATGTACCTGGGCCGGCTCGCCGAGACCGGCACCGACGAGCAGATCTACGCGCACCCCACCCACCCGTACACCCAGGCCCTGCTGTCCGCCGTGCCCGTCCCCGACCCCGAGGCCCGCGACCGGCGCGAGCGCATCCTGCTGGCGGGCGACGTCCCCTCGCCCGCCGACCCGCCCTCCGGCTGCCGCTTCCGCACCCGCTGCTGGAAGGCGCAGCAGGTGTGCGCGGACGTGGTGCCGCCGCTGGAGGTACCGGCGGGGCTCCTGGCGGCGGGAGGGGCCGCCCACGCCTCGGCCTGCCACTTCGCCGAGGAGCGGCAGGTGGTGGCGAGCGAGTGA